Genomic window (Candidatus Gracilibacteria bacterium):
ATGGAATCTGTATTCCTGGTGGTTTTGGGAATCGTGGAACAGAAGGAATGATCGCCGAGGCACAGTATGCTCGTGAGAAAAAAATCCCATACCTCGGAATCTGTCTCGGATCGCAGATCATGGCGATCGAATACGCCCGTAATGTGCTCGGAATCTCGGATGCCAATAGTGAGGAATTCGCACCAGAAGGACAGAACAATATCATCCATATCATGGAACACCAGAAAGGTCTCACCACAAAATGAGGAAATATGCGTCTCGGTGCGTATCCATGTGTCATCCGCGATGGAACACTCGCTGAGCAGACGTATCACGATTATGGGGATCCTGTGAACAACACGATATCTGAGCGTCACCGTCATCGTTTCGAGTTCAATCCAGCATATCGGGAACAGATGGAACAAGCAGGATTTATTGTTTCTGCAACGAGTCCCGATGGAACACTCGCCGAGATCGTCGAACTCAAGGATCATCCCTATATGATCGCGACGCAAGCACATCCAGAACTCGCTTCTCGTCCGACTCATCCACACCCACTTTTTATGGGATTCGTGAAAGCAATGGTGAAATAAGAGAATCTGCCAAATAGTTTGATTTTGTTTCCCTTTTTTCTATACTGCTTCCACTCGCGAGAGGTGGTGGAATGGTATAGTTTGTGCCCAGGTGGTGGAATGGTAGACACGTACGTCTCAGACGCGTATGCACTCAGTGCTTGTGAGTTCAAGTCTCATCCTGGGCACCAAAAGAAAAACAAAACTTCAGATTTTCTGAAGTTTTTT
Coding sequences:
- a CDS encoding gamma-glutamyl-gamma-aminobutyrate hydrolase family protein (Members of this family of hydrolases with an active site Cys residue belong to MEROPS family C26.), producing GICIPGGFGNRGTEGMIAEAQYAREKKIPYLGICLGSQIMAIEYARNVLGISDANSEEFAPEGQNNIIHIMEHQKGLTTKGGNMRLGAYPCVIRDGTLAEQTYHDYGDPVNNTISERHRHRFEFNPAYREQMEQAGFIVSATSPDGTLAEIVELKDHPYMIATQAHPELASRPTHPHPLFMGFVKAMVK